One window from the genome of Ammoniphilus sp. CFH 90114 encodes:
- a CDS encoding sacsin N-terminal ATP-binding-like domain-containing protein: protein MEQVIKKISNRFLEEAKSSPQLLADMAAMEKYMAESYGERIFIELLQNADDAKSNRITFYSKNGHIFFANDGKPFNEQDIESICRSGASSKKRGESIGYRGIGFKSTTFLTNTIIIHSNNVGFTFSKELCAKKLQISDSNKVPTVRIPLHVEDIEYEIAEEVQKLYKEGYRTIFIFMDARLSVLEEELAAVNDGYFLFLNNIQIIQINISTIYRNFKVLRDHQRVCIQEDGYEKKEWYIVADRQNKSVQLGFKIGEQGQVIACDREEGVFHCYLPTSEFTGFPFKINCDFSTDPSRKHLTWDEKTKRGLKNAAEQLFNTTVVILQEGHESLLHIFSLLEKRQSFSKFSNYMYDNFVHLIKNEKWIPLYNGEKISAIEYKRKPRFLEPSEFRWMREHSSLKHLTPIASLQQNSSLDNFLESFANGMYEIPDWITILSEREFVVKLDQTLLGKLYGQLMKSVRSKMVLNKEVFQLETCYIKNDQSELMLWGSKGIEYAKSFISEFLNSLTDNDIKWINNTYNTSFTKELSFDNNRLNTSSNADSNIFASSLTSIFSSKKKAISISKWRAAEYQCIEFEQMQGNQAKDVSKQNLGYDVHSETKTGEKRYIEVKSISNRNAEVSLTNNEYTAAHQYGDAYYLCIIYQQDDQLLLEYIQNPLKHLKLEKRVKQWEWICDDYIGEKFVLDFNN from the coding sequence ATGGAGCAAGTTATTAAAAAAATTAGCAATCGTTTTTTAGAAGAAGCTAAGTCGTCACCTCAATTATTAGCGGATATGGCAGCAATGGAAAAATACATGGCTGAAAGTTACGGGGAACGTATTTTTATAGAGTTATTACAAAATGCAGATGATGCAAAATCAAATCGTATTACTTTCTATAGTAAAAATGGTCATATATTCTTTGCAAATGATGGAAAACCATTTAATGAACAAGATATTGAAAGCATTTGTCGTTCAGGGGCAAGCTCTAAAAAGCGAGGAGAATCAATTGGGTATCGAGGTATTGGGTTTAAAAGCACTACATTTCTAACTAACACTATTATAATTCACTCCAATAATGTTGGATTCACCTTCTCAAAGGAATTGTGTGCTAAGAAATTACAGATTTCGGATAGCAATAAAGTACCAACTGTTCGTATTCCTTTACATGTAGAAGATATTGAATACGAAATAGCTGAGGAAGTACAAAAACTCTATAAGGAAGGTTATAGAACCATTTTTATTTTTATGGATGCTCGATTAAGTGTATTGGAGGAGGAATTAGCTGCCGTAAATGATGGGTACTTCTTATTTCTTAACAATATTCAAATAATCCAAATTAACATTTCGACGATTTATAGAAATTTCAAGGTATTAAGAGACCATCAACGAGTTTGCATTCAAGAAGATGGATATGAAAAGAAAGAATGGTACATTGTTGCTGATAGACAAAACAAATCTGTGCAGCTTGGTTTTAAGATAGGTGAACAAGGTCAGGTTATTGCTTGTGATAGGGAAGAAGGGGTATTTCATTGTTATTTGCCAACCTCGGAATTTACTGGTTTTCCTTTTAAAATCAATTGTGACTTTTCAACAGACCCAAGTCGAAAACATTTAACTTGGGATGAAAAGACTAAAAGGGGTTTAAAAAATGCTGCAGAACAGTTATTTAATACCACAGTTGTAATCTTGCAAGAAGGTCACGAATCATTGCTACATATTTTTTCATTACTTGAAAAACGTCAATCTTTCTCGAAGTTTTCTAACTATATGTACGATAATTTTGTTCATCTAATAAAAAATGAAAAATGGATTCCCTTATACAACGGTGAAAAAATTAGTGCCATTGAATACAAACGAAAACCACGGTTTTTAGAACCATCTGAATTTAGATGGATGCGGGAGCATTCTTCACTGAAACACCTTACACCAATTGCAAGTCTACAACAAAATAGTTCATTAGATAACTTCTTGGAGTCATTTGCGAATGGAATGTATGAAATTCCAGATTGGATAACCATCTTATCAGAGAGAGAGTTTGTAGTTAAATTAGATCAGACTTTATTGGGTAAACTCTATGGTCAATTAATGAAGTCGGTTCGTTCTAAAATGGTGCTTAATAAAGAGGTATTTCAACTGGAAACATGCTATATAAAAAATGATCAAAGTGAACTGATGCTATGGGGAAGTAAAGGAATAGAATATGCAAAATCGTTCATTTCGGAGTTCCTAAATTCACTAACAGATAATGATATAAAATGGATTAATAATACCTATAATACCAGCTTTACAAAGGAGCTATCCTTTGATAATAATCGTTTGAATACATCTAGTAACGCGGATTCTAATATTTTTGCAAGTTCGTTAACCTCCATTTTTTCATCGAAAAAAAAGGCAATCTCAATCTCAAAATGGCGTGCAGCAGAATATCAATGTATAGAATTTGAGCAAATGCAAGGAAATCAGGCTAAAGATGTTAGTAAACAGAACTTAGGCTATGACGTGCATAGTGAAACTAAAACAGGTGAGAAACGCTATATTGAGGTAAAATCTATTTCTAATCGAAATGCCGAAGTTTCGTTGACGAATAATGAATATACGGCAGCACATCAATATGGTGATGCCTACTACTTGTGTATTATCTATCAACAAGATGACCAACTATTATTAGAATATATACAGAATCCCTTAAAGCACTTAAAGTTAGAGAAGCGTGTTAAACAATGGGAATGGATTTGTGACGATTATATCGGTGAAAAATTTGTATTAGATTTCAACAACTAG